One window from the genome of Rhodobacteraceae bacterium S2214 encodes:
- a CDS encoding D-alanyl-D-alanine carboxypeptidase, with translation MQSAAAPYAAMVMDARTGEVLHSRNADTRLHPASLTKMMTLYIAFQAIQRGEITLDTEVRITSNAASEPPSKLGLRSGQTIKLRYLLRAAAVKSANDAATAIGEAISGSESAFATRMNRTAAAMGMTNTTFKNAHGLTQSGHMSTARDMSVLGRHVIYDFPQYYNLFSRISADAGVARVAHTNRRFLNAYEGADGIKTGYTRAAGFNLVASAQRGQERIIATVFGGSSTAARNARITELMDMGFQRAPSNVRVNEPTPPAANTLVSSNGTAATNGGSGKTIRVTGLVQASLRPQSRPAADAPQLDVNTDLIASLLAETVDTDSIDTALSEALGDAVLTESAFEATPNAEAGEVLSAPAPQARPAELITASVQGPAQEVQAAPEVVTRISTSGGRHWGVNVGRYPSRYAAERVLLKVALNEMTTLDGSLRRVVQRSGGFDANFMGLTREGADLACRRLQARGTSCFMIGSDS, from the coding sequence GTGCAATCGGCAGCGGCCCCATATGCGGCGATGGTCATGGATGCACGCACAGGCGAGGTTTTGCATTCACGCAACGCCGACACGCGCCTGCACCCTGCATCCCTGACCAAAATGATGACGCTCTATATTGCGTTCCAAGCGATCCAGCGCGGTGAAATCACGCTGGATACAGAGGTCCGGATCACATCCAACGCTGCATCAGAACCGCCGTCAAAGTTGGGCCTGCGTAGCGGTCAAACGATCAAACTGCGGTATTTGCTCCGCGCTGCTGCTGTGAAATCCGCCAACGATGCGGCCACAGCAATTGGTGAAGCGATCTCTGGTTCCGAATCTGCGTTTGCCACGCGGATGAACCGGACGGCTGCCGCGATGGGCATGACCAACACCACGTTCAAAAACGCACACGGCCTGACGCAAAGCGGGCACATGTCTACTGCACGCGACATGTCCGTCCTTGGCCGTCACGTGATTTATGACTTCCCACAGTATTATAATCTTTTTTCCCGTATTAGCGCCGATGCTGGTGTCGCCCGTGTGGCCCACACCAACCGTCGTTTCCTGAACGCCTACGAAGGTGCCGACGGGATCAAAACAGGCTACACTCGCGCGGCTGGTTTCAACCTTGTCGCGTCTGCGCAGCGTGGCCAAGAACGCATCATCGCGACTGTGTTTGGTGGGTCTTCCACGGCGGCACGGAACGCGCGCATCACCGAACTGATGGACATGGGTTTCCAGCGCGCACCATCCAACGTCCGCGTCAATGAACCGACGCCACCTGCCGCGAACACGCTTGTGTCCAGCAATGGGACGGCAGCGACCAACGGCGGTTCCGGCAAAACGATCCGTGTCACGGGTTTGGTCCAAGCCAGCCTGCGTCCGCAATCACGCCCCGCCGCAGATGCGCCGCAGCTTGATGTGAATACCGACCTGATCGCCAGCCTTCTGGCCGAAACCGTCGACACCGATTCCATCGACACCGCATTGTCCGAAGCATTGGGCGACGCGGTCCTGACGGAAAGCGCGTTCGAGGCCACGCCAAACGCCGAAGCAGGCGAAGTACTCTCCGCCCCTGCCCCGCAGGCCCGCCCTGCAGAATTGATCACCGCGTCGGTTCAAGGCCCAGCACAAGAAGTCCAAGCAGCACCCGAAGTCGTGACACGCATTTCCACATCTGGCGGCCGCCATTGGGGCGTGAACGTCGGGAGGTATCCATCACGTTATGCAGCAGAACGCGTGTTGCTGAAGGTCGCATTGAACGAAATGACAACGCTGGACGGATCATTGCGCCGCGTCGTGCAACGCTCTGGCGGGTTCGACGCGAACTTCATGGGTTTGACCCGCGAAGGTGCTGATCTGGCCTGTCGTCGCCTACAGGCACGCGGCACGTCATGCTTCATGATCGGGTCCGACAGCTAA
- the clpS gene encoding ATP-dependent Clp protease adapter ClpS — translation MLSNITMMADRKDNDDSDVGVALDVKPKTKRPPLYKVMILNDDFTPMEFVVMVLERFFGMSHAQSFELMLTVHKKGLAVVGVYSHEIAETKVAQVMDFAQRHQHPLQCTMEKE, via the coding sequence ATGCTGAGCAACATCACAATGATGGCCGATCGCAAAGACAACGACGACAGTGATGTCGGCGTCGCTTTGGACGTGAAACCAAAGACAAAGCGCCCGCCGCTTTATAAGGTGATGATCCTGAACGACGATTTCACGCCGATGGAATTTGTTGTGATGGTACTGGAACGGTTCTTTGGGATGTCTCACGCCCAATCATTTGAATTGATGTTGACGGTCCATAAGAAGGGCCTCGCCGTTGTGGGTGTTTATAGTCACGAGATTGCAGAAACGAAGGTCGCACAGGTGATGGATTTCGCCCAACGCCACCAACATCCACTGCAATGCACAATGGAGAAGGAATAA
- a CDS encoding methyltransferase: protein MSAYSRLSTALTEGALSLPDGHVCLMRPPLNYDVNDLPQDRVTIQHTFKPDAAGWSNAGYPVTSAFSEAETAIVVVPRSKALAKSMIAEAVARAKLIVVDGNKTDGIDSLFKACRKILGDLPSITKNHGRIFWFEATDAFADWAAPAPAKGDHGYVTTAGVFSDGAVDAGSELLVANLPPKLPAHMADLGAGWGYLAGPVLQRDGVQTLDLIEAEALSLDCARQNVSDDRVNFLWEDATTYRPEKAYAGIIMNPPFHIGRNADPSLGRAFIASAAKMLAGHGKLWMVANRHLPYEQALSDAFRNVEKIAQNNAFKVFHATRPLR from the coding sequence ATGTCCGCATATTCCCGCCTGTCCACCGCCCTTACCGAAGGGGCGCTGTCGCTGCCTGACGGTCACGTTTGTCTGATGCGTCCGCCGCTGAACTATGACGTCAACGATCTACCGCAGGACCGCGTGACGATCCAACACACGTTTAAGCCGGATGCGGCGGGGTGGTCTAATGCGGGCTACCCGGTGACTTCCGCGTTTTCCGAAGCTGAAACCGCTATTGTTGTTGTGCCACGGTCCAAAGCCTTGGCGAAATCCATGATCGCAGAGGCCGTTGCTCGTGCGAAGTTAATCGTTGTTGATGGTAACAAGACCGATGGAATCGACAGCCTTTTTAAGGCGTGCCGCAAAATTCTGGGCGATTTGCCGTCGATCACCAAGAATCACGGCCGCATCTTTTGGTTCGAAGCCACGGACGCTTTTGCCGATTGGGCCGCACCTGCGCCTGCAAAAGGTGACCATGGTTATGTGACCACCGCTGGCGTGTTTTCGGACGGCGCGGTCGATGCGGGGTCGGAACTATTGGTCGCGAACCTGCCACCCAAGCTGCCCGCGCATATGGCCGATTTGGGTGCCGGTTGGGGGTATCTTGCTGGACCTGTGTTGCAGCGCGACGGTGTGCAAACGCTTGATTTAATTGAAGCAGAGGCGCTGTCGCTTGATTGCGCCCGCCAAAATGTCAGCGATGACCGTGTGAATTTCCTGTGGGAAGATGCGACCACCTATCGTCCGGAAAAGGCCTATGCCGGCATCATCATGAACCCGCCGTTTCACATCGGTCGCAACGCTGATCCATCGCTGGGCCGTGCCTTTATCGCGTCGGCCGCCAAGATGTTGGCGGGCCACGGTAAACTTTGGATGGTCGCGAATCGTCATTTGCCCTATGAACAGGCGTTGAGTGATGCGTTTCGTAATGTTGAGAAGATCGCGCAGAATAACGCGTTCAAAGTTTTCCATGCCACGCGCCCGTTGCGCTGA
- a CDS encoding SDR family oxidoreductase, with protein sequence MSFSIEGKTAIVTGAANGVGLAIGKHFLMKGANVVFADMDEERLKAEISDYADDDSNARIFAGDLRQKLTIANLLSATIDSFERVDILVNASRQVLLSDPLSVDDTSVEDLIDQNLMTALRLTQAVARRMIKQAKDADDDAYVGSIVNLSSIAARRTHPDLLAYSVSSAALDQMTRSMAVALASKRIRVNAVAFGSVMSASLKGTLREHDEMRDAIVDNTPLHRIASPNEVADAVQYLASDAAGFVTGQVITVDGGRTLIDPAAVSAH encoded by the coding sequence ATGTCCTTTTCGATTGAAGGCAAAACCGCGATTGTGACGGGGGCCGCAAATGGTGTTGGCCTCGCAATTGGGAAACATTTCCTAATGAAAGGCGCAAACGTCGTCTTTGCCGATATGGACGAAGAACGTCTGAAAGCTGAAATTAGCGATTATGCCGATGATGATAGCAATGCGCGCATCTTTGCGGGCGACCTGCGCCAAAAACTGACGATTGCGAACCTGTTGTCAGCGACAATCGATTCTTTCGAACGTGTCGATATCCTTGTGAACGCGTCGCGGCAGGTATTGTTGTCTGATCCGCTAAGCGTGGATGACACGTCGGTTGAAGACTTGATCGATCAGAACCTGATGACGGCCCTGCGTTTGACCCAAGCTGTCGCCCGCCGGATGATCAAACAAGCGAAAGACGCCGACGATGATGCTTATGTCGGGTCTATCGTGAACCTCAGCTCTATTGCCGCGCGGCGAACACATCCTGATTTGCTGGCGTATTCGGTGAGTTCAGCTGCCCTTGATCAAATGACGCGGTCAATGGCCGTGGCGCTTGCGTCGAAACGCATTCGTGTGAACGCGGTAGCGTTCGGGTCGGTGATGAGTGCGAGCCTGAAAGGCACGTTGCGCGAACATGACGAAATGCGCGACGCGATTGTGGACAACACACCATTGCACCGGATCGCCAGCCCGAATGAAGTCGCGGATGCGGTGCAGTATTTGGCGTCAGATGCTGCCGGTTTCGTGACCGGTCAAGTCATCACGGTTGACGGTGGCCGGACCCTGATTGATCCGGCAGCGGTGTCTGCACACTAA
- the hemF gene encoding oxygen-dependent coproporphyrinogen oxidase: MSDEMITEKETAAAWFRTLRDDIVASFENLEDTLASGPTADMLAGRFEVKETKRTADDGGDAGGGLMSVMRGGRVFEKVGVNVSTVYGTLGEAAQKAMAARGVPGMDTDPRFWASGISLVAHMQNPHAPAVHMNTRMFWTPHAWWFGGGSDLNPCLEYDEDTAHFHATQKDHLDPHGTDLYPSLKEWADEYFYIPHRKRARGVGGIFMDDRNTGDWAKDFALTQDIGRAFLPAYVPLIEKRRDTVWSEADKDAQLVHRGLYAEYNLVYDRGTKFGLATGHDADAVLMSLPPLAKWV; the protein is encoded by the coding sequence ATGTCAGACGAGATGATTACCGAAAAAGAAACCGCTGCGGCATGGTTTCGGACATTGCGCGACGATATCGTCGCATCCTTTGAGAATTTGGAAGACACACTGGCGTCCGGGCCAACGGCGGATATGCTTGCGGGCCGATTCGAGGTGAAGGAAACAAAGCGGACTGCCGATGATGGTGGCGACGCAGGCGGTGGCCTGATGTCCGTGATGCGCGGTGGGCGCGTGTTTGAAAAAGTCGGCGTCAACGTTTCAACGGTTTACGGCACATTGGGTGAAGCTGCGCAAAAAGCGATGGCCGCCCGTGGTGTGCCCGGCATGGACACTGATCCGCGGTTTTGGGCATCAGGCATTTCGTTGGTCGCGCATATGCAAAACCCGCACGCCCCAGCGGTGCATATGAACACGCGGATGTTCTGGACCCCACATGCGTGGTGGTTTGGCGGCGGTTCTGATTTGAACCCTTGCTTGGAATACGACGAAGACACAGCGCATTTTCATGCCACCCAAAAGGATCACCTTGATCCGCACGGCACTGATTTGTACCCGTCGTTGAAAGAATGGGCGGACGAATATTTCTACATTCCGCACCGGAAACGTGCGCGGGGCGTGGGCGGCATCTTTATGGATGATCGCAACACGGGCGACTGGGCCAAGGATTTTGCGCTGACCCAAGATATTGGTCGGGCGTTCTTACCGGCCTATGTGCCGTTGATTGAAAAGCGGCGCGACACGGTGTGGTCAGAGGCCGATAAGGATGCACAATTGGTGCATCGGGGGCTCTACGCCGAATACAACCTCGTCTATGATCGCGGGACAAAGTTCGGCCTGGCGACAGGGCATGACGCGGATGCCGTTTTGATGAGCCTGCCGCCATTGGCTAAGTGGGTTTGA
- the hemE gene encoding uroporphyrinogen decarboxylase, with product MTKQKTILRALAGETLETPPIWMMRQAGRYLPEYRATRAQAGDFLSLCYNSELAAEVTLQPIRRYGFDASILFADILLLPQALGADLWFVTGEGPRLSTITDPSGLAKLKPADAIHEHLAPIYETVRILSRELPSETTLIGFAGAPWTVATYMIAGKGTPDQGPAHALKDSDKATFEGIIDLLTASTIEYLSMQIDAGAEVVKLFDSWAGSLQGDDFVNYAIKPTQKIIAALKARHPDVPIIAFPRGAGERYVGLHAATGADCIAVDDGVTAEWAAANLQTGGCTQGNLKSSHMVTGGQDLIDEVKRIKKAFANGPHIFNLGHGITPDADPENVQLMIDTLRAS from the coding sequence ATGACCAAACAAAAAACCATCCTGCGTGCATTGGCAGGCGAAACACTTGAGACGCCGCCGATCTGGATGATGCGCCAAGCAGGACGGTATTTGCCGGAATATCGGGCGACGCGGGCGCAGGCCGGTGACTTCCTATCGCTATGTTATAATTCGGAATTGGCGGCAGAGGTCACATTGCAGCCGATCCGGCGCTACGGCTTTGATGCGTCCATCCTGTTTGCTGATATTTTGCTTTTACCTCAAGCACTTGGCGCTGATCTGTGGTTTGTCACCGGCGAAGGACCACGCCTATCCACAATCACCGATCCATCCGGTTTGGCAAAGCTGAAACCAGCAGATGCGATCCACGAACATCTGGCGCCGATCTACGAAACTGTGCGCATCCTGTCGCGCGAATTGCCGTCTGAGACAACCCTGATCGGTTTCGCCGGCGCACCGTGGACCGTTGCGACATACATGATCGCGGGCAAAGGCACGCCAGATCAAGGACCAGCACACGCACTGAAAGACAGTGACAAAGCGACGTTCGAAGGCATCATCGACCTGCTGACCGCATCCACTATCGAATACCTTTCGATGCAAATCGACGCAGGTGCCGAAGTTGTGAAGCTTTTTGATAGCTGGGCCGGATCGTTGCAGGGGGATGATTTCGTCAATTACGCGATCAAACCGACGCAAAAGATCATCGCAGCGCTCAAGGCACGCCACCCAGATGTTCCGATTATCGCGTTCCCACGCGGCGCAGGCGAACGTTACGTTGGTCTGCACGCAGCGACCGGCGCAGATTGCATTGCGGTGGATGACGGCGTGACGGCAGAATGGGCAGCGGCAAACCTGCAAACAGGCGGTTGTACCCAAGGTAACCTGAAATCGTCGCATATGGTGACGGGAGGTCAGGACCTAATCGACGAAGTCAAACGGATCAAAAAGGCTTTCGCGAACGGGCCGCACATCTTCAACCTCGGTCATGGGATCACACCAGATGCGGATCCTGAGAACGTGCAGTTGATGATTGATACCCTACGGGCGTCATAG
- the hemC gene encoding hydroxymethylbilane synthase, translating to MTLNLPTPAQPFNIGTRGSPLALAQAYETRKRLMTAFDLPEAAFEICVIKVTGDIIQDRALKEIGGKGLFTKEIEEALLDGSIDIAVHSMKDMPVLQPDGLVLDTYLPREDVRDAFISNSCTGLAGLAQGATVGTSSLRRRAQLLARRPDLNVVEFRGNVQTRLKKLGDGVAEATFLAMAGLNRLHMDDVPKTAIAPEDMLPAVAQGAIGIERRGDDNRAAEMLAALHDTPTGQRLAAERAFLEALDGSCETPIGALADLDGGTLRLRGEILRPDGSEVLNDDATAPIEDGAALGREMAAKLLAKAGPGFMDH from the coding sequence ATGACATTGAATTTGCCGACCCCCGCCCAGCCTTTCAACATCGGAACCCGTGGTTCACCGCTTGCTTTGGCGCAAGCGTACGAGACGCGCAAGCGCTTGATGACGGCATTTGATTTGCCGGAAGCTGCATTTGAAATTTGCGTGATCAAAGTGACGGGTGACATCATCCAGGATCGGGCTTTGAAGGAGATCGGCGGCAAAGGTCTTTTCACCAAAGAGATCGAAGAGGCCCTGCTTGACGGGTCGATTGATATCGCTGTGCATTCGATGAAAGACATGCCTGTTTTGCAGCCTGATGGGTTGGTATTGGACACATATCTGCCGCGCGAAGATGTCCGCGATGCGTTTATTTCGAACAGCTGTACTGGTTTGGCGGGTTTGGCGCAGGGTGCCACTGTCGGCACGTCTTCATTGCGCCGTCGTGCGCAATTGCTGGCCCGCCGTCCTGACCTGAATGTCGTTGAGTTCCGCGGGAACGTTCAAACGCGCCTGAAAAAGCTGGGTGATGGTGTGGCAGAAGCGACGTTTCTTGCGATGGCTGGCCTCAACCGTTTGCACATGGATGACGTGCCGAAGACAGCCATTGCGCCTGAAGATATGCTGCCCGCCGTCGCCCAAGGTGCCATCGGGATTGAACGGCGTGGCGACGACAACCGCGCGGCTGAAATGCTGGCCGCGTTGCATGACACGCCTACCGGTCAACGGTTAGCGGCCGAACGTGCGTTTCTTGAGGCGCTGGATGGATCGTGTGAAACGCCAATTGGTGCTTTGGCCGATCTTGACGGGGGCACATTGCGCCTACGCGGTGAAATCCTGCGTCCAGATGGATCAGAGGTTCTGAACGACGACGCGACTGCGCCTATCGAAGATGGTGCTGCCCTTGGTCGTGAAATGGCTGCAAAGCTGCTTGCGAAGGCCGGTCCTGGATTTATGGATCACTAG
- a CDS encoding MFS transporter — protein MSQILIIWRDPVLRMIGAATMLFGVFAASFEPYKSLLGISVFGLSDAAYAVVLVASLAISVAAAIWVGIITDQRPSRKPMALLAGLGTVTGTGLGWIGDSQLAFVIAHVVLLPISATILGQLFAITRLYTADWPTAERDGVTSVIRALFAVPFVVVLPAWGIIFDWGVPLTALYPALFAVSLWFITLIWLRWPDDADAPWIEQKSGLGFLASVKELLAGRIVWPIFWMGAIHSGSTLMGVILALVFTQTDGRTTGDVGIFFGLFVALEIVVMLCVGMLAQRFRRLHIIAAGGVFYAIFMALLPVLAPYNTVWLLILPIAIGGGLLYGLSISYLQDLLGARAGAGSSLVALQRLVSEGLAAVIFAVGAAISGYTLAAFMGAAMIILGTIMLLYLDRAQRS, from the coding sequence ATGTCCCAAATCCTGATCATTTGGCGCGACCCGGTCTTACGCATGATCGGGGCGGCGACGATGCTGTTTGGCGTCTTTGCGGCCTCATTCGAGCCGTACAAATCCCTGCTTGGTATTTCAGTGTTCGGCCTATCCGACGCGGCCTATGCCGTCGTCTTGGTGGCGTCCCTTGCGATATCTGTTGCTGCCGCAATTTGGGTCGGGATCATTACGGACCAACGACCGAGCCGAAAACCGATGGCCTTATTAGCCGGGCTTGGCACGGTCACAGGCACTGGGCTGGGCTGGATCGGTGATAGCCAGCTTGCATTTGTGATCGCCCACGTTGTGTTACTGCCCATATCCGCCACGATCCTCGGTCAGCTATTCGCGATTACGCGACTTTATACCGCTGATTGGCCAACCGCCGAACGGGACGGCGTGACATCTGTCATTCGGGCGTTGTTTGCCGTGCCTTTCGTGGTTGTTCTGCCCGCTTGGGGCATCATTTTCGACTGGGGCGTTCCCTTAACGGCACTTTACCCTGCGCTATTCGCAGTCAGCTTGTGGTTCATTACCTTGATCTGGTTGCGTTGGCCCGATGATGCGGATGCGCCATGGATCGAACAGAAATCGGGCCTCGGGTTCTTGGCCTCTGTCAAAGAACTGCTCGCGGGTCGGATCGTGTGGCCTATTTTCTGGATGGGAGCAATCCATTCGGGATCAACCCTGATGGGCGTCATCCTCGCGTTGGTCTTCACGCAAACAGACGGGCGAACAACTGGCGACGTCGGCATCTTCTTTGGTCTGTTTGTTGCGTTGGAGATTGTCGTGATGCTTTGCGTTGGCATGTTGGCGCAACGGTTCCGTCGATTGCATATCATCGCGGCTGGTGGTGTCTTTTACGCGATCTTCATGGCACTGCTGCCGGTGCTTGCGCCTTACAACACGGTCTGGCTGTTGATCCTGCCAATCGCAATCGGGGGCGGGCTGCTTTACGGATTGTCGATCAGCTATCTGCAAGATTTGCTGGGTGCACGCGCGGGTGCTGGATCATCGCTGGTGGCCTTGCAACGATTGGTGTCCGAAGGTTTGGCCGCAGTGATTTTCGCAGTCGGGGCCGCGATCAGTGGTTACACATTGGCGGCGTTCATGGGGGCTGCGATGATCATTCTCGGGACAATCATGCTATTGTATCTCGATCGCGCGCAACGCAGCTAG
- a CDS encoding FAD-binding oxidoreductase, whose amino-acid sequence MAILNDLKDAIGADYVLTGDDTEKWQSDWTGDYELKPAVVVRPGSTAEVAAILRIANAADFSVVPVSGNTGLTGATSNNGAIMLSVDRLNAVRKVDPDARSMTVEAGVILSAMHDAADAHDLIFPLTFGARGSAMIGGALSTNAGGSNVLRYGNTRDLCLGVEVVLADGRIMNLMSELHKDNSGLNLRNLVIGAEGTLGVITAAVMKLFPKPKAYATAMVAVPTIEDGLALLNHVQDATGGAVEAFEYMPRPYIERHLERGKNPREPFDDQYDVNVMIEVGATSPKDATPAEDGTVPVVALLENTLGAMFEDGRVLDAVVAQNEAQRREMWERREAAGEILFDPGLCVNTDIAVPLSAVGPALRSITKRLQALDPDVHEIIVSHLGDGNIHHTAYPRRNDPDVMLAMVEAVEDAVQEFGGSFSAEHGVGKSKLDTMRRRKDPVALDVMRSIKTALDPKGIMNPGKVIPS is encoded by the coding sequence ATGGCAATTTTGAACGATCTGAAGGATGCAATCGGTGCAGATTATGTCCTAACCGGCGATGACACCGAAAAATGGCAAAGCGACTGGACAGGTGATTACGAACTGAAACCCGCTGTCGTCGTCCGACCTGGATCAACAGCAGAGGTCGCCGCAATTCTACGGATCGCCAATGCCGCGGATTTTTCGGTTGTTCCGGTGTCCGGCAACACCGGCCTGACCGGGGCCACGTCGAACAACGGCGCGATCATGTTGTCGGTTGATCGGCTGAACGCTGTCCGCAAAGTTGACCCTGATGCGCGGTCCATGACGGTCGAGGCCGGTGTGATCCTGTCAGCGATGCATGACGCCGCAGACGCCCACGATCTGATCTTTCCGCTGACGTTTGGCGCCCGCGGCAGTGCGATGATTGGCGGGGCCTTGTCTACCAACGCAGGTGGGTCGAATGTTTTGCGCTACGGGAACACCCGCGATTTATGTCTGGGCGTCGAAGTTGTGTTAGCCGACGGGCGCATCATGAACCTGATGAGCGAACTGCATAAAGATAACTCCGGTCTGAACCTGCGCAATCTTGTCATCGGCGCGGAAGGAACTTTGGGTGTCATCACAGCCGCCGTCATGAAGCTGTTTCCAAAACCCAAAGCCTACGCAACTGCCATGGTCGCGGTTCCGACGATTGAAGACGGCCTGGCCCTGCTTAATCACGTCCAAGACGCAACTGGTGGCGCTGTTGAGGCGTTCGAATATATGCCGCGCCCTTACATTGAACGGCATCTCGAAAGGGGCAAGAACCCGCGCGAACCTTTCGACGATCAATACGACGTCAATGTCATGATCGAAGTTGGGGCCACGTCTCCCAAAGATGCGACACCAGCAGAAGACGGCACGGTTCCTGTCGTCGCCCTTTTAGAAAACACATTGGGTGCGATGTTCGAAGACGGTCGCGTCCTAGACGCCGTTGTCGCGCAGAACGAAGCCCAACGCCGCGAAATGTGGGAGCGCCGCGAAGCCGCTGGCGAAATCCTGTTCGATCCGGGTCTTTGCGTGAACACCGATATCGCGGTCCCCCTTAGCGCCGTTGGCCCTGCGTTGCGGTCCATCACCAAACGGTTGCAAGCGCTTGACCCAGACGTCCATGAAATCATCGTGTCCCATTTGGGCGACGGCAACATCCACCACACCGCTTATCCGCGCCGTAATGACCCTGATGTCATGCTGGCGATGGTCGAAGCCGTTGAAGACGCAGTGCAGGAATTCGGCGGGTCGTTCAGCGCCGAACATGGCGTCGGCAAATCGAAACTGGACACGATGCGCAGGCGCAAAGACCCTGTCGCGCTTGACGTTATGCGGTCCATCAAGACCGCCCTTGACCCAAAAGGCATAATGAACCCCGGCAAGGTGATCCCAAGCTAA